The genome window CGTTGATGGGCCCCATGAAGGAAATGGCCGCCGTGCGCTTGCCAGGGTCGAACATCTTGGAAAGCAGGGTCAGGCCGGCCGGAAAAAAGATCACCGTGCACACGGGCTGAAGCAGGACCGCCACCACCAGCAACCCGCCCTGGGCCGACCCCAACAGAATGGTGGCCAGGCCGCAGCAGAAACAGTACACGGTCATGACCGGCTTGGCGCCCCACTTGTCCGTGAGCCAGCCGCCCAGCAGGGAGACGAAGACCGCGGCCACGCGGGAAACGGCCAAAAGCTGGTTGGCGGCCTCGCGGGTGTAGCCGTGCTCCTCGATCAGGAACAGGGGCATCATGGAATAAGGCCCCAGGGCCATGCCCACGGCCCAGGCGCAGCAAACCACCAGCAGCCAGAAGCGCACGGAACGCAGCACCACTCCGGCCTCGCTGGAAAACGGCGTCACACCGGGGAAGTCCCCGCCGGTGCCGAACCTGAGAAAATACGCCCCCAGCAGAAGCTGGCAGCCTCCCAGCAGCGCCAGGCTGGACCGCCAGCCCCACCAGAGCAGCACCAGTTCGGCAAGAAGCGGGGCGGCGATGAACGCCGTGTTGGGTGCCAATTCGTGCAGGGAAAGGGTCTTGCCCCAGTCCTCCTTGCGCACCAGGGAGGTGACCACGGCAATGCCCGAGGGCAAATACAGCCCCACGCAGACGCCCAGTGCCAGGAAAATCCACTGCAGGGACTGGTGCGACCAGGCATGGGAGGCGACCAGGGCCATGCAACCCACGATCACGGCGGACCAGCCCACGGTCCTGCGGTGGCCGATCTCCCGGGAGAGAAAACCGCTCAGGAACAGGCCGATGCCGTTGCCCATGCCCAGGGCCAGGAAAACGCCGCCGGCATGGGCGTGGGAAAAGCCCAGCTCCGCCTCCACCACGGGCATGAGCGGCCCCAGGGTTATCCGGGTGAGAAAATTGAGGAAAAAGAGGAACACCACCAGCAGCACCGCCGGAAGCGTGCGCGCCAGGGGTCTGGAGTCGGTTTCGGGTCTTGCCATACTGAGGCGTGTCTACCCACTTGACCGCTTCCAGGCAACCTCATATTCATGTTATTATAAGAATATGCACCTTGACCCATACCTAGTAAGCCGGTAAAAAATGATGACCTCGCATGAAATTTGAAAATCTGCGAAGGGTTAGGGGGAAACTCCCGGGCGCCGCCCAAAATCCTGTTTGAACACCCGTCCGCCACCGGACTCACGACTGATTGGAGGAATCTTTATGGACGTTGAACTGGCCAAACCCTTCATCAAAGCAGCGGTCGACGTGCTTTCAACCATGGCCTTCATCCACCCCAAGGTAGGCAAGCCCTTCGTGAAGAAGAACAACACCGCCACCGGCGACGTGACCGGCCTGGTGGGGCTGACCGGCGAACAAAACGGCAGCGTTTCCCTGTCCTTTACCAGAGACTGCGCCGTGGCCATCGTCAAGAATATGCTGGGAGATGAAATCGAGGACATCGTTTCCGACGTGAAGGACGCCGTGGGTGAAATGACCAACATGATTTCCGGGCAGGCCCGCGCGGGGCTGGCGGAAAGAGGCCTGGTCTTCCAGGGCTCCACCCCCACGGTGATCATGGGAGACAACCACACCATTTCCCACCTGGCCAAATCGCCGATCATGGCCATTCCCTTCACCACGGAGGCCGGCGGCTTCACCATTGAGTTCTGTTTTGAATAGCGTCCGCTAACCCCGACCTCTAAAGCGAAGCAGGGAGCATAACGCATGGGCACGCTTGATGATTTTCGCAACAAGGAATTCCTCGACCAGATAACCATTCTGAACGAGATCGCGGGCAGCAAGGATTCGGCCAACCTGCCCGCCCTCGTGGATCTGCTCAAGAACCCTGTGGGCGACACCTCCATCGACTACATGGTGGTCAACGCCCTCAACGCGGTGCTCTCCCAGAACGAGGCCGACACCGTGGCGGGCATGAACGACGACCACGCCGGGTACCGCATCCTGTGCATCCGCGTGGCCGGCGAATACGGGTTCAAGTCCGCATCCCCCGCCCTGGTCTCCCTGGCCGAGGCCGAGGCCGATCCGGACCGGCTCATGGAGGTACTGACCTCCCTGGCCCGCATTGCCGACCCTGCGGCCCTGCCGGTGTTCCGCAAATATCTCGAACATGAGGACCCGTTCGTTGTGGCCTTGTGCATCGAGGCCCTGGGCAAGCTCAGGGACCTGGAATCCGTGGGTTTCCTCAAAAAAATCATCAACGACAGCGAAGCCCCGGACCGCTACGAAATCTGCGACATCACCACCTGGAAGGCGGTGGAGGCCCTGGCCTCCTTCGACACCGAAGACACCCTGGCCTTCCTGGTGGAAAAGCTGCACCACAAGAACCCCACGGTGCGCCGCATCATCACCGACGCCATGACCGCCATCGGCTCCCCGGCCATCCCCCTGCTCCTGGCCGCCTTCGAGGAAGGCGACACGGACATGAAGATCCTGACCGCCAACGTGCTCGGCTTCATCGGCGACAAGGCCTGTGCGGACGGCCTGGTGGCCTCCTTCGACAAGGGCCTGGCCAAGGACAGCAACGTGCGCTACGCCCTGTACGAGGCGCTGGGCCGCGTGGGGTCCATGAAGGGCATCATCTGCCTGGTGGACGGGCTCACCGAAGAGGACGAGCTCACGCTCATGTCCGTGGTCGGCGGGCTGGAAAAACACGTCAATCCCGGCATCGTGGCCAAGCTCAACGGGCTGGTTTCCGCAGCCACGGAACAGAGCGCCCGCCTTTCCAAGGCCATCATCAGCTGCGGCGCCACGGGCCTGTTCGACGCCCTGTACGAAAACCAGGGCGCGGGCGACGCACTGGTGGACGCCCTGTGTTCCTCCAAGGACCCGGCCATCCTCGACCAGTTCCGCCAGCTTCTTTCGGATATCGGCGGTTCCCGGGCAGAGACCGACCTGGCCAAGCTGCCCGCCCCCGAGGCGGGAACGCACAAGGCCCTGGCCGCGGACGACTCCCGGTCCATGTGCGCCATGCACAAGGCCATCCTCACGGATCTGGGCTACGAGGCCTTTGTGGCCGGCAACGGGCAGGAGGCCTACGACTTCATCGAGCAGGGCGAAAACTTCGACATCGTGGTCACGGACATGAACATGCCCATCATGGATGGCATGGAGCTGGTGGGAAAGATCCGCAACACCCCCGGCTTCGAGGATACGCCTGTGATCATGGTCACCACCGAATCCGAGGCCTCGCAGCAGAACCTGGCCGAAAAGACCGGCGTCACCGCCTTCATCACCAAGCCGTTCAAGCCCGAAGAGCTGAAAGCCAAGATCCAGGAACTGGTCGGCTAGGACACACCACAAAGACAACAGAAGCCCCGGTCACATGGCCGGGGCTTTTTTGTTTCTTTGATCAGGCCCAACGCAAGGCGGATCCCCCCCTTGTATCCCCTCTCACTAGACAAATCCCGCCGCACCGACCAAGAACTCACAAGGCTGTTCAGAATGGTTCGAGTACAAGGCGTAAAAAAAGTCGGTCCGCAACGTATATCACGTTAGAAACCGACCTTCTTAAAACAACAAAGTAATCGGGCCGTTATGAACATATTTTAACACAAGACGGTCAAAAAGAGTGCAGATACAAGGAGAAAGAAAAGGGCTGGCCCGACGTGTATCAAGCATACACGAGGGTCAGCCTTTATTGCATCGACAAAGTAGATGCGCCCTTATCGGCCGTCTTGATCCAGGCGGAAAAAACGGCGGGCATTCTCGCCCAGAATGCGCCAGATGTCGGCGAGGCTGATGCCCTTGAGCAGGGCCACCCTCTCGGCGGTGAACACCGCGTAGGCGGGTTCGTTGCGCTTGCCGCGCCACGGCTCGGGCGAAAGATACGGACAGTCGGTCTCCACCACCATGCGCTCCAGGGGCAGCTGCGAAACCGCCGCGTGCAGGTCGTGGTTGGCCTTGTAGGTCACCGGGCCGGGCAAAGAGATGTGCCAGCCGTTGGCGATGATTTCCCGGGCCTGCTCCGTGTCGCCGCCAAAGCAGTGCCAGAGCAGCGGGTAGTCCCTGAAGCCCTCCTCCACCAGGATTTCCATGGTGGCCTCGTGCGCGTCGCGGGAATGGATGACCACGGGCAGTTCCAGCTCCCGGGCCAGGACAAGCTGCCTGCGAAAGGCGTCGCGCTGCACTTCCGGGGCAACCCTGTCCCAGTAGAAATCCAGGCCTATCTCGCCCACTGCCTTGAGCCTCGGGTCGTCCTGAAAACGCTCGCGCATGCGCGCCAGCGCATCGTCGGTGAGCTCGTCGGCCTCGTTGGGATGCACGCCCATGAGAAAAAAGACCTCGGGGTGACCTTCAAAGAGATGTTGCTTGGCGTCATAGGCGTCCGGTCCCAGAAAGACGTTGCCGACGGACGCGATGCCGCAGGCACGGGCGCGGGCCAGCACCGCTTCGCGGTCCTCGTCAAAGTCCTCCATGTCCAAGTGGGCGTGCGTTTCCACGCCCACGAGGGCCAGCTCCAGGGATTCGGGCTCCCGGCGTTTCTTTTTCTTGGCCACTGTTCTGTTTCCTAAAGTACTTTTCTCTTCAATGAGCTGTTCAGAAAGGTTCGAGTGCAAGGCACAAGGTCAAGTTGATAACGCAGCAATCGAGCCCTTATGGAAGCCGGACTAGGCAACGTCCCAGGTAGCGCCCTGCGGCGTGTCCTTGACTTCCACGCCCATGGCGGCCAGCTCGTCGCGGATCTCGTCGGAACGGGCAAAATCCTTGTTCTTGCGGGCCTCCTGGCGCTCGTCCAGCTTGGCCTGCACGGCCGCCGAGTCGATCTCCTTGCGGGCGGCGCGGTTGTTGCGCAGCTCGGCGAGGAATTCCTGCGGATCGCGGCCAAACACGCCCAGGACCTCGGCCCAGCCCTCCACCGCGGCGCGGATGCGCTGCCAGAGGTCGCGCGCGCCTTCGGCCTTGCGCAGGTTCTTGTCCTCGGCAATGCGCCCGGCCAGACGGATGGCGTTGAACAGCTGGCCCATGGCCCCTGCGGTGTTCATGTCGTCTTCCATGGCCTCAAGCCACTTGGCCTCGATCTCGTCCATTTCCCTGACCATTTCCTCGGGGAACGGGGACTTCTTCCAGTTGGCCTTTTCCAGCTCGACGGCGATCTGGGCCAGGGCCGAATACACGCGTTTGATGCCCTTTTCCGCTTCCTCCAGGGCGTCGAAGGAAAAGTCCAGGGGGCTGCGGTAGTGCATGGTCAGCAGAAAGTAGCGCAGGGTCTCGGGCAGGAACTGGGCCAGGATGTCCCGGATGGTGAAGAAGTTGCCCAGGGACTTGGACATCTTCTCGGAGTTGATCTGCACGAACCCGTTGTGGACCCAGAAATTGGCGAAGGGCTTGCCCGTTGCCGCCTCGGACTGTGCGATCTCGTTCTCGTGGTGCGGGAAGGCCAGGTCCTGGCCGCCACCGTGGATATCCAGGGGCAGGGAGGAATACTTCTCGCTCATGGCCGAGCATTCCAGGTGCCATCCCGGACGGCCCGGGCCCCAGGGGCTTTCCCAGGAAGGTTCGCCCGGCTTGGCCCCCTTCCACAGGGCAAAGTCCAGGGGGTCCTCCTTGAGCTCGCCCGGCTCGATGCGCGCACCGGATTCCAGCTCGTCGATATTGCGGCCCGAGAGCTTGCCGTAGCCCTCGAAGGTGCGCACGCGGAAATAGACGTCGCCGTTGTCCGCGGCATAGGCGTGACCCTTTCCGATGAGCTCTTCGGTGAGCTTGATCATCTCGGGGATGTGCTCGGTGCACTTGGGCTCAACGCCGGCCCGCAGCACGCCCAGGCGGTCCATGTCCACGTAGAACTCGTTGATGTATTTCTCGGCGATCTCGCCGGACTCCTTGCCCAGCTCGTTGGCGCGCTTGATGATCTTGTCGTCGATATCCGTAAAGTTGCGCATGAAATTGACTTCATAGCCCTTGCTGCGCAGGTAGCGGTAAAGCACGTCGAAGACCACGCTGGAACGGGCATGGCCGATATGACAGAGGTCGTAGGCGGTGATGCCGCAGACATACATGTTGACCTTGTTTCCGTTCTGGGGGGTGAATTCCTGCTTCTTGCGCGCAAGGGTGTTGTACAGTCTCATTGTTCTGCTCCGAATATTCGCTTTGATTTATACGCTATTGCTCTTCACCGGCCGCCCGGGACTCCACCAGGAGATCCAGCAGCCGGATGCTTTCAAACACGTCCCGGCCCATGAAGAAATAGAGCCAGGGCACGGGCTCCTCGGGCGTGGCCTTGATCACCAGCGTTCCGGGATCCTTGACGAACTCCCCGAGGTTCAGGAAGGCCTGCATGGCCTGCTCGTTTCCCTGCACCTTGGCGGCCGCAGCCAGGCTGCCCACCTCGCTGGAAACAAAGGCGCGGGCCTCTTCCCGGTCCATGTTCCGGTGCATGGAGTAGACGTCCAGGACGCGGTCCATGAGTCCGCTGTCCGCAAAGGAAATGTCCATGCCCAGGATCTGCAGCCCCACCAGGCTTTCCGGCCGGAACTCGTCGATGTTCACGCCGCCGAAACCGCCCCTGAAGGTGAAGTCGCCCAGCTCCGGGGACCGGAACCGGAAATCCTGCACCTGCAGGGCGTTCTTGCCCGGATCAAAGGCGTAGTCAAGGGTGCAGTCGCCGCGCAGCTCCACCATGCCCAGCTCCTTGAACAGGCTGGCCAGGGGTCCCAGGTGGGGCACGTCCACGGGCAGGACCACCCCGTCGGCCTTCACGCTCATGGCGTGGGGGACCTCGTGGCGCTGGTCAAAGTCGGAAAAGACCACCTTGTCGGCGAAAAAGCGCTCGTCCCCCTTGCGCAGGTCCACCTCGGTGAGGGTCACCGCATAGGTTCTGAAATTCACGTCCAGCCGGGAATAGTTGAGCTCCATGTCCGGCACCTTTTCCACGGCCTCCTGCAGCCCCTTTTCCACGGTGTCGTGCACGTACCACTGCATGCCCGCGTAAAACAGGACCACGAAGAGAACAAAGGCGACGAGGAACTTCGAAATTCGAGGGAGCCACTTTTTCACGCTATATCTCCCTGAGGGCGGTCACGCAGGCCACGGCCTTGATGCCCTTTTTCTCGCCCGTGAAACCGAGCTTTTCTTCGGTGGTCGCCTTGAAATTGACCTGATGCGGATCCAGGGCCAGCAGACGGCCCAGGTTCCGGGCTATCTGGTCGGCATGGGGTGCCAGGCGCGGCACCTGGGCGATGACGGTCAGGTCCGCGTGCACGATCCGCACCCCGGCCTTTTCGGCCAGGACCAGGACCTCGCGCAGCAGGATGGAGCTGTCGGCCCCGTCCCAGCGGGGATCGGTATCCGGGAAATGACGGCCGATGTCCCCGCCGCCGAAGCAGCCGAGGATGGCGTCCATGAGCGCGTGCAGGAGCACATCGCCGTCCGAATGGGCCTTGATCTGCGGGGCCCCGGCAATGGGCACGCCGCCCAGCACCATGGGCCGCTCGCCGCCGTAGCGGTGCACGTCGTAGCCCCAGCCCGTGCAGGGGACCAGGGTCCTGGGCTGCTTGAGCGCCTCCAGGTCTCCGGGGGTGGTGATCTTGATGTTGGCCGCCTCGCCCGGGACAATGCGGACCTCGGCCAGGCGCTCCACCATGGAGGCGTCGTCGGTCACGTCCCATCCCTCGGCCTCGGCCCGCTCATGGGCCCGGCGCAGGATGTCGGTCACGAAGGCCTGGGGGGTCTGCACGGCGCGCAGTTCGGAACGCACCAGGGTCTCGCTCACGGCGCCGCCGTCCACCCGCTTGATGGTGTCCGAGACCTCGATGGCCGGAACCACGCCCTGCGCCCCGTCCTCCAGGGCCTCCACAAGGGACTGGATCATGGATGCCGAGGCAAAGGGCCGGGCCGAATCATGCACCAGCACGGCGTCGCATTCGCGGGGCAGGGCCTCCAGCCCGTGGCGCACGGAATCCTGGCGGCGCTCGCCGCCCGCGACCACCTCGAAGCGCAGGCCCAGGTCGTCGGTCTTGAACAGGTCCTTGACCGTGCGGCGCATGTGCTTGAGATCGGCTTCGGGAAACACGAAGACAACGCCCTTCATGGCCGCGATGCGCGAAAGAGTGCGGGCCGAGTGCCAGAACAGGGGCACGCCCTTGTATTCGATGTATTGCTTGCGCACGCCGCCGCCGGCATCCCGCAGGCGGGTGCTGCTTCCGGCGGCCAGGAGCACGGCCCATGTTTCGTCGAGTCTGCGTTTCATGCGCTTTCCTGATTATAAGGCCGCCCGGAAGGCCCGAAGGCCTCCCGGAGCGGGATGTATCAAAGACGGAGTCGGACGGTAAGCCGGGTTCTGTTCCCCTTGCGGGGCGGCCATCATTCCTCTAGGGCGACGATTACTCGCCGCCTCAAGCAACCTACCCGAAAGTATCGGCCGGGCCGGCCTCAAACACTTTCCTATTTGGTCTTGCTCCGGACGGGGCTTGCCTGGCCGGGCATGTCACCACACCCGCCGGTGGGCTCTTACCCCACCCTTTCACCCTTACCCCCGGACGAATCCGGAGGCGGTCTGCTCTCTGTTGCGCTTTCCGGGGATCGCTCCCCCTGGGAGTTACCCAGCGTCCTGCCCTGTGGAGCCCGGACTTTCCTCCCCGGCCTTGCGGCCGCGGCAATGGCCTGTCCAACTCCGCTCTTTTCATCTAATCACTGCCGACCTCTCGGTCAAAGCCGTTCTACTTGACCTTGGCGGCCTCGGGAATGTGTTCCTTCCAGTAGATGAGGCGCTGGCAGTTGGGGCAGCTCAGGATCTGCTGGCCCTTTTGCAGGTCGATGTATTTCTGGGGCGGAATCATGATGTTGCAGCCGCAGCACACGCCTTCCTCCACGGGCACGATGACCGGGTTCTCCAGGCGGGAGCGGATGAATTCGTAACGGCCCAGGATCGGCGGCGGAACAACCTTGCAGGCCTTGTCGCGCTTCTTGTTCAGGCCTTCCAGGGCCTTTTCGGCTTCGGCGACGCGCTCGTCCAGGGTGGCCTTCTTGGCGTTGTACTCTTCCTTGACGCCCGCGATCTCCTCTTCCACGGCCTCCATGGCCGCGGTCTGGCGAAGCAGCTCTTCCTTGACGGCGGTGCTCTCGTCCTCGCGGATGCGGTTCAGCTTTTCCAGGCTGTCCATCTCGCGCATCATGGCGTGATATTCCTTGGTGTTGCTGGCCATCATGAGCTTGTTCTTGCTCTTCTTGATCTTGGCATCGTCCTCGTCGATCTCGATGCCCAACTTTTTCTGCTGCTGCTTGAGGATGTCGAGCTTTTCCTCCACCTGGGCCTTGCGGGCGTCCAGGCCCTCCAGCTTCTCTTCCATGGCGCGAAGCTCGCGCGGAGCGGCCGTCAGGTCTTCCTGGAGAACAATGATTTCATCATCCACCCTCTGCAGGACGACAAGCTGTTCGATCTGTTTTTGATACATCGCTAACCTCTCTACTATGTTAATAAAAATGCCTACCTAGCACATATATGGAATGCCATGGGCTCGGTTCCCTCAAAGAACCGCACCTCCACGGATTCATCGACCCGTTCGCCGAGTTCCGCGGCAAACAGGCGCATCATCTCTTCTTCCAGGGCGAAATGCCCCACATCCACCACGCACAGCTCGCTTTCCACGGCCGGGTGGTACTTCATGTCGCCGGTGATGAACACGTCGGCCCCGGCGCGAGTGGCCGCGTCAATGAGCGAGGAGCCGGAGCCCCCGCAATAGGCCACGGTGGAAACGGCTTCGGGAGCCCTGCCGCAGATGGTGAACACCTCGCGGTCCACGAGCCCGGCCAGCTCGGCCAGGAAGTCGCCCCAGGCCAGGGGCTCGGGCAGTTCGCCCACCTGGCCGAAGCCCACGGATTCCCGGGGGGCCTCCAGGGCGCGAACGTAATACTCGGGACGCGCGTCCATGCCGAACTCGATGGTGGCGGCAAGGGACGGCCACACCGGGCGGTCCACCACCACGCGCACCTCACCCGCCGCGGACTGGGACACGCTGTGCACGCCCTCCCGGTCGGCCCACAGCTCGGCCTGCTCGCGGGTGAGCGGCCTGGCCGCATGAAAGGAGACCTCCATGGGCGTGAAGGCGTGGGCGGTTTCCACGAACCGGGCATTGGCCAGCCCCAGGCGGCTCCCCAGCCAGAAGGCCGGGCCGTCCGGGCGGCAGTCCAGGGAGGTATGGGCGGCATACAGCCACGCACCCGCCTTCATGACCATGCGCAGGACCTCGGCATACTGCCCGCCCACGGGGGCCTTGGGCTTCATGTACAGAGGATGGTGGGTGACGATGGCCTGCGCGCCCCATTCCAGGCAGCGGCCGACCATGTCCGGGGTGGGCTCCAGGCAGACGGCCGCCTTGCGGCAGTCCTGCGCCTCTCCGGCCACCTGAAGGCCGGAATTATCCCAGGAACTTTGATATTCCTCGGGAGCGAGCTTCCTGACGAGAGAAAATAAATCTTGAGATTTCATTAGCTTACACCACCTTACCTAAAAGAAGATGCTCCCCTAGGGTATCCCCTGGGGGAGCATCATTGCCTTCTTCTGTCCTCTTGACCGGTGCAAGAGCTTCAAGGGAAAAGAGCTTCAGACGTGTGGTTCTTTGCGCCAATTTTCCTCAATATCTCCTTCGCATGGGAGAAAGTGGTGGGCCAACCAGGATTCGAACCTGGGACCGACCGGTTATGAGCCGGTGGCTCTGCCAACTGAGCTACTGGCCCACGCTTTGGAGCGCAATTCTGTATGCAGATTCGCCCCTATTTGTCAAGCCCCGAACGAATGCGTTCGATGAGCGAGGTGGTGGAATAGCCTTCCAACAGGGGCAGGCTGCACACCTCGCCGCCGTCCTCCTCGACGATGTCCCGACCCACGATGTTGTCGATGGACCAGTCCCCGCCCTTGACCAGCACCTGGGGCCGCACGGCCCGGATGAGTTCGTAGGGGGTGTCCTCGTCGAAGATGACGATGAAATCGACGCTTTCCAGGGCGGCCAGCACAAAGGCGCGCTGCTCCTGGCCGTTGACGGGCCGGTCCGCGCCCTTGCCCAGGCGGCGCACGGAATCGTCGCTGTTGAGCCCCATGATCAGGCCGTCGCCCAGGGCGCGGGCCCGGGCCAGCAGGTCCACGTGGCCGGGGTGCAGGATGTCGTAGCACCCGTTGGTGAAGACCAGCCTGTAGCCCTCGGGAAAAGATTTCCTCCTCTCCTGGAACTCGGCGATGGTCAGCAGTTTCTTGTTCTCGGGCAGCATGTTTCAGCCTTATCATTCTTCCAGCCGTTCAAAAAGGCCCGGCCTTGCGCGGCAACGCGGCAACCGGTCCCTTCACGGCTAGGCTTTCGGTTTCAGATTCTCGCAGGAGCGGAAGAGCATCAGTTCCAACCAGTCATAGGCGAATTCGAGCGCGGCCTCGTCGTCCTCCATGACCGCCCGCTGGCGCTCTTCGTCCACCTCGAACCGGTCGAACACGCGCATGTTCCGGATCATGGCCCGGAAATCGTCCAGCTGGTACAGGGCCAGCACGACCATCTGCACCATCTGGTCCGGGAGCTGCTTGCCGGTTTCCTTGAACCGGGCCAGCAGGCCCATGTAGCGGTCGTTGAACCGGACATAGATGTCAAAGCCCTGATCCTTGAGCCATTCGTCCGAGGTCCACTGGTCGGACTCCTCGAACCCGCGACAGTGGGGTTCCCGGACCACGAAGAACTGCTCTTCCACGCCGCCCTTGCCGTCGGGCCTGGTGGCCCGGCCCAGGGGGTAGGTGCGGCAGGCGCCCGGACGGTCCGGATACACCGAACAGCCCTCGGGACGCACGAACGGACAGCTGCGCTTCTCGTTGTCGGTCATGCGCAGGCGCAGCACCGGGAAACGGGTGTCGGGCATGACGCTGGTTTCGCAGTGCATGTGCACGAAATCGCGGCTGGCCATGTCCAGGTTGCGGCGCAGGCGCAGCACGTCATAGGGGGTCATGACCAGATTCAGGTCGCCGCAACATTCGTTGAAGCAGGAAATGCCGGGATAACACTTGAAACAGTAGCTCTCGCCCTTTTTCAGTTCCGGCAGGCT of Salidesulfovibrio onnuriiensis contains these proteins:
- a CDS encoding TatD family hydrolase, whose amino-acid sequence is MAKKKKRREPESLELALVGVETHAHLDMEDFDEDREAVLARARACGIASVGNVFLGPDAYDAKQHLFEGHPEVFFLMGVHPNEADELTDDALARMRERFQDDPRLKAVGEIGLDFYWDRVAPEVQRDAFRRQLVLARELELPVVIHSRDAHEATMEILVEEGFRDYPLLWHCFGGDTEQAREIIANGWHISLPGPVTYKANHDLHAAVSQLPLERMVVETDCPYLSPEPWRGKRNEPAYAVFTAERVALLKGISLADIWRILGENARRFFRLDQDGR
- the ispD gene encoding 2-C-methyl-D-erythritol 4-phosphate cytidylyltransferase, whose protein sequence is MKRRLDETWAVLLAAGSSTRLRDAGGGVRKQYIEYKGVPLFWHSARTLSRIAAMKGVVFVFPEADLKHMRRTVKDLFKTDDLGLRFEVVAGGERRQDSVRHGLEALPRECDAVLVHDSARPFASASMIQSLVEALEDGAQGVVPAIEVSDTIKRVDGGAVSETLVRSELRAVQTPQAFVTDILRRAHERAEAEGWDVTDDASMVERLAEVRIVPGEAANIKITTPGDLEALKQPRTLVPCTGWGYDVHRYGGERPMVLGGVPIAGAPQIKAHSDGDVLLHALMDAILGCFGGGDIGRHFPDTDPRWDGADSSILLREVLVLAEKAGVRIVHADLTVIAQVPRLAPHADQIARNLGRLLALDPHQVNFKATTEEKLGFTGEKKGIKAVACVTALREI
- the rfaE2 gene encoding D-glycero-beta-D-manno-heptose 1-phosphate adenylyltransferase, which encodes MLPENKKLLTIAEFQERRKSFPEGYRLVFTNGCYDILHPGHVDLLARARALGDGLIMGLNSDDSVRRLGKGADRPVNGQEQRAFVLAALESVDFIVIFDEDTPYELIRAVRPQVLVKGGDWSIDNIVGRDIVEEDGGEVCSLPLLEGYSTTSLIERIRSGLDK
- a CDS encoding YkgJ family cysteine cluster protein, which gives rise to MSKDETKEFLDSLPELKKGESYCFKCYPGISCFNECCGDLNLVMTPYDVLRLRRNLDMASRDFVHMHCETSVMPDTRFPVLRLRMTDNEKRSCPFVRPEGCSVYPDRPGACRTYPLGRATRPDGKGGVEEQFFVVREPHCRGFEESDQWTSDEWLKDQGFDIYVRFNDRYMGLLARFKETGKQLPDQMVQMVVLALYQLDDFRAMIRNMRVFDRFEVDEERQRAVMEDDEAALEFAYDWLELMLFRSCENLKPKA
- a CDS encoding HEAT repeat domain-containing protein, which encodes MGTLDDFRNKEFLDQITILNEIAGSKDSANLPALVDLLKNPVGDTSIDYMVVNALNAVLSQNEADTVAGMNDDHAGYRILCIRVAGEYGFKSASPALVSLAEAEADPDRLMEVLTSLARIADPAALPVFRKYLEHEDPFVVALCIEALGKLRDLESVGFLKKIINDSEAPDRYEICDITTWKAVEALASFDTEDTLAFLVEKLHHKNPTVRRIITDAMTAIGSPAIPLLLAAFEEGDTDMKILTANVLGFIGDKACADGLVASFDKGLAKDSNVRYALYEALGRVGSMKGIICLVDGLTEEDELTLMSVVGGLEKHVNPGIVAKLNGLVSAATEQSARLSKAIISCGATGLFDALYENQGAGDALVDALCSSKDPAILDQFRQLLSDIGGSRAETDLAKLPAPEAGTHKALAADDSRSMCAMHKAILTDLGYEAFVAGNGQEAYDFIEQGENFDIVVTDMNMPIMDGMELVGKIRNTPGFEDTPVIMVTTESEASQQNLAEKTGVTAFITKPFKPEELKAKIQELVG
- a CDS encoding Nif3-like dinuclear metal center hexameric protein, with the protein product MKSQDLFSLVRKLAPEEYQSSWDNSGLQVAGEAQDCRKAAVCLEPTPDMVGRCLEWGAQAIVTHHPLYMKPKAPVGGQYAEVLRMVMKAGAWLYAAHTSLDCRPDGPAFWLGSRLGLANARFVETAHAFTPMEVSFHAARPLTREQAELWADREGVHSVSQSAAGEVRVVVDRPVWPSLAATIEFGMDARPEYYVRALEAPRESVGFGQVGELPEPLAWGDFLAELAGLVDREVFTICGRAPEAVSTVAYCGGSGSSLIDAATRAGADVFITGDMKYHPAVESELCVVDVGHFALEEEMMRLFAAELGERVDESVEVRFFEGTEPMAFHICAR
- the cysS gene encoding cysteine--tRNA ligase — protein: MRLYNTLARKKQEFTPQNGNKVNMYVCGITAYDLCHIGHARSSVVFDVLYRYLRSKGYEVNFMRNFTDIDDKIIKRANELGKESGEIAEKYINEFYVDMDRLGVLRAGVEPKCTEHIPEMIKLTEELIGKGHAYAADNGDVYFRVRTFEGYGKLSGRNIDELESGARIEPGELKEDPLDFALWKGAKPGEPSWESPWGPGRPGWHLECSAMSEKYSSLPLDIHGGGQDLAFPHHENEIAQSEAATGKPFANFWVHNGFVQINSEKMSKSLGNFFTIRDILAQFLPETLRYFLLTMHYRSPLDFSFDALEEAEKGIKRVYSALAQIAVELEKANWKKSPFPEEMVREMDEIEAKWLEAMEDDMNTAGAMGQLFNAIRLAGRIAEDKNLRKAEGARDLWQRIRAAVEGWAEVLGVFGRDPQEFLAELRNNRAARKEIDSAAVQAKLDERQEARKNKDFARSDEIRDELAAMGVEVKDTPQGATWDVA
- a CDS encoding MFS transporter, with translation MARPETDSRPLARTLPAVLLVVFLFFLNFLTRITLGPLMPVVEAELGFSHAHAGGVFLALGMGNGIGLFLSGFLSREIGHRRTVGWSAVIVGCMALVASHAWSHQSLQWIFLALGVCVGLYLPSGIAVVTSLVRKEDWGKTLSLHELAPNTAFIAAPLLAELVLLWWGWRSSLALLGGCQLLLGAYFLRFGTGGDFPGVTPFSSEAGVVLRSVRFWLLVVCCAWAVGMALGPYSMMPLFLIEEHGYTREAANQLLAVSRVAAVFVSLLGGWLTDKWGAKPVMTVYCFCCGLATILLGSAQGGLLVVAVLLQPVCTVIFFPAGLTLLSKMFDPGKRTAAISFMGPINAILGVGVIPWGLGILGERGDFSLGFIFLGACCLLLLLILPLLPREE
- a CDS encoding zinc ribbon domain-containing protein → MYQKQIEQLVVLQRVDDEIIVLQEDLTAAPRELRAMEEKLEGLDARKAQVEEKLDILKQQQKKLGIEIDEDDAKIKKSKNKLMMASNTKEYHAMMREMDSLEKLNRIREDESTAVKEELLRQTAAMEAVEEEIAGVKEEYNAKKATLDERVAEAEKALEGLNKKRDKACKVVPPPILGRYEFIRSRLENPVIVPVEEGVCCGCNIMIPPQKYIDLQKGQQILSCPNCQRLIYWKEHIPEAAKVK
- a CDS encoding chemotaxis protein CheX, which produces MDVELAKPFIKAAVDVLSTMAFIHPKVGKPFVKKNNTATGDVTGLVGLTGEQNGSVSLSFTRDCAVAIVKNMLGDEIEDIVSDVKDAVGEMTNMISGQARAGLAERGLVFQGSTPTVIMGDNHTISHLAKSPIMAIPFTTEAGGFTIEFCFE